A part of Paenibacillus donghaensis genomic DNA contains:
- a CDS encoding amidohydrolase family protein has translation MRIDAHQHYWTIDRGDYGWITPELPVLYRDFLPHDLEPLLNKHYLDGSVMIQAAPTIEETNYILSLADKSSSVLGVIGWLDLFQPDHRKHYESFHQHPKFKGFRIMIQDMPDAARILEPAFVEALRGYAAEGVPVDLLLTSQQMGPVLELFRQVPDLRGVIDHLAKPPIHSGELEPWSHYLADMSAFPRICCKLSGMVTEADPNGWKKDDFVSYIRRVLELFGPHRVMFGSDWPVCLLAADYDEVMDLLLHALPESWGERERERLFGENAKEFYKL, from the coding sequence ATGCGTATTGATGCTCATCAACATTATTGGACAATAGACCGGGGGGACTATGGCTGGATTACGCCGGAACTGCCGGTTCTTTACCGGGATTTCCTCCCGCATGACTTGGAGCCGCTACTGAACAAGCACTATCTGGACGGGAGTGTTATGATCCAGGCTGCTCCGACGATTGAAGAAACGAATTATATACTTTCACTTGCAGACAAGTCCTCCTCTGTGCTTGGTGTCATAGGCTGGTTAGATCTGTTTCAGCCCGATCATCGTAAGCATTACGAGAGCTTCCACCAGCATCCTAAATTTAAGGGCTTCCGGATCATGATCCAGGATATGCCGGATGCTGCACGGATTCTGGAGCCTGCATTTGTGGAAGCACTTCGGGGCTATGCGGCCGAGGGGGTGCCGGTTGATTTGCTGCTTACATCACAGCAAATGGGACCAGTATTGGAGCTGTTTCGGCAGGTCCCGGATTTGCGCGGAGTTATTGATCATCTCGCCAAGCCTCCAATTCACAGCGGCGAACTCGAGCCCTGGTCGCATTACTTGGCAGACATGTCGGCTTTTCCCCGCATCTGTTGTAAATTATCCGGGATGGTCACAGAAGCTGACCCAAATGGATGGAAGAAGGATGACTTCGTTTCCTATATCCGCAGGGTGCTTGAATTATTCGGACCGCACCGGGTCATGTTCGGCAGCGACTGGCCGGTATGCCTGCTTGCCGCTGATTATGATGAAGTTATGGACCTCCTGCTTCATGCGCTCCCTGAATCCTGGGGGGAACGTGAACGTGAACGTTTATTTGGCGAGAATG
- a CDS encoding alpha-L-fucosidase, whose amino-acid sequence MKSLREMKNNYYPVEVPALGKDEIQWFRDSKFGMFIHWGLYAILGRGEWVMFNERISTSEYANLAASFHAEEFDPKHWARTAKSAGMKYMVLTARHHDGFSLFDTGASDFNSVNAAAGRDLVAEYVKACRDEGLKVGLYYSPMDWRFPGYFFPEMYLDSALAMKEQCWTQIRELMTNYGKIDMLWYDGEWLAHGGIKWGADGWTREKDFLEDELHFKVNYFWESEKLNAMVRELQPGIMINNRSGWEGDFEVRERKIGSIRTDKPWDSCDCLTQSWGYIPNAPMLTLKACIHHLIHTVTRDGNYLLNVGPTAAGEIEERQIDLLHQVGNWIDLYAHTIYGTRGGPFQPSEWGGATYSGHSIYLHITSWPDKQLILPKWKQPIIEWRGHNVNVINVVETDNEIVVSVPNDQKDEIDTIVELQFRDPIEWEGISAVEDGIYGLADGLS is encoded by the coding sequence ATGAAATCATTGAGAGAAATGAAAAACAACTATTACCCGGTAGAAGTCCCAGCGTTAGGAAAGGATGAAATACAGTGGTTCCGCGACTCCAAGTTCGGTATGTTTATCCATTGGGGGCTATATGCCATACTTGGTCGCGGTGAATGGGTGATGTTTAATGAACGAATAAGTACTTCCGAATACGCGAATCTTGCCGCAAGCTTCCATGCAGAAGAATTTGACCCGAAACATTGGGCGCGTACGGCCAAATCTGCCGGAATGAAGTACATGGTCCTAACAGCTAGACATCATGATGGGTTCTCCTTGTTCGATACTGGAGCAAGCGATTTCAATAGTGTAAATGCTGCGGCTGGAAGGGATCTGGTGGCAGAATACGTAAAGGCTTGTCGGGACGAAGGACTTAAGGTGGGACTCTACTATTCTCCAATGGACTGGCGTTTTCCAGGATACTTTTTCCCCGAGATGTACTTGGATAGTGCGCTTGCGATGAAAGAGCAGTGCTGGACGCAAATACGCGAACTTATGACGAATTACGGCAAGATCGATATGCTTTGGTACGATGGAGAATGGCTCGCGCATGGAGGAATTAAGTGGGGTGCCGATGGATGGACCAGAGAAAAAGACTTTTTGGAAGACGAACTACACTTTAAAGTCAATTACTTCTGGGAGTCTGAAAAACTGAATGCTATGGTTCGTGAGCTTCAGCCCGGGATCATGATCAATAATCGGTCTGGCTGGGAAGGAGACTTTGAGGTTCGCGAACGTAAGATAGGCAGTATTAGAACAGATAAACCTTGGGATTCCTGTGACTGCCTAACGCAGTCTTGGGGATACATACCGAATGCACCCATGTTGACTCTTAAGGCATGTATTCATCATTTAATCCATACAGTAACGCGTGATGGAAATTATTTGCTGAATGTTGGGCCTACCGCAGCTGGTGAAATCGAAGAACGACAGATAGATCTGCTTCATCAAGTCGGGAACTGGATTGATTTATACGCCCACACCATCTATGGGACGAGAGGTGGCCCTTTCCAGCCCAGTGAATGGGGAGGCGCTACTTATTCTGGACATAGCATCTATTTGCATATTACATCCTGGCCTGACAAGCAACTGATTCTTCCGAAATGGAAGCAGCCGATTATAGAGTGGCGTGGTCACAATGTAAATGTCATTAACGTCGTAGAAACAGATAACGAAATTGTAGTTTCCGTTCCTAATGATCAGAAGGATGAAATTGATACAATCGTTGAATTACAGTTCAGAGATCCTATTGAATGGGAAGGAATAAGCGCGGTCGAAGACGGGATATACGGTCTGGCAGATGGGTTAAGTTAA
- a CDS encoding sensor histidine kinase, protein MNRRITMKRFLYFFVFFLLLTLSLFYWLNNISSRTLQKNLIRSSMNQMDYAESMLNNVFSEASLYGIQYTVEDRVRLYYREKHSLDNYDAQMKKNEINNRISNSLLSIQSVDSIGIFWKKDGDFISTRNDSSLLAVLKDVTSQGWKFVDGKLYYFSLSPIMKPEYQPSDIQYVVGIKLKTEALTDLLSKAVNSDSSRAFFLANKNLLINDKPVDKAIVEKAKLSVAPNYGTIMKFDYYSKKGDYYILSKYLPQINTYLVTYTRVSDFLVPLNHTRQVFFMGIAAIFLIGLIIILIFYRNFYRSVHILNKKFLRVEQGHYNTRITTSANGEFNQLFRSFNHMIAQTQSLFASLKLETALRKTAEFKQLQAQINPHFLYNTLFYIISVARTSPESVERMGKHLAEYYRYMTKLDSSKITFGTELKLAEHYLIIISLCKDLEYDIQLPPELDSFPIMPLIIQPMLENAVQHGIESRIGAHRISVVVEKRENELQIKISDDGKGMDSGVVRFLRDQLDADQAPVGTRGTGLWNVNQRLKNVYGKASGLSFFRNDWGGITITAHLHLNQSEGGNYAIIDRG, encoded by the coding sequence ATGAACAGACGTATAACCATGAAGCGTTTCCTTTACTTCTTTGTTTTCTTCCTGCTACTAACGCTGAGTCTATTCTATTGGCTGAATAACATTAGTTCCCGGACACTTCAGAAGAACCTGATCCGTTCATCCATGAATCAGATGGATTATGCGGAAAGTATGCTGAATAATGTCTTTTCGGAAGCCAGTCTTTATGGAATCCAATACACTGTCGAAGATCGAGTTCGATTGTATTATCGGGAGAAACATAGTTTGGACAACTACGATGCACAAATGAAAAAAAACGAAATCAATAACCGCATTTCTAATTCGCTTCTGTCCATTCAATCGGTCGATTCTATTGGCATTTTTTGGAAAAAAGACGGTGACTTTATCAGCACAAGAAATGATTCAAGTCTATTAGCCGTCCTTAAAGATGTTACTTCCCAAGGTTGGAAGTTTGTGGATGGTAAATTATACTATTTTTCCCTATCGCCGATAATGAAACCTGAATACCAACCATCCGACATTCAATATGTAGTCGGTATCAAACTCAAAACAGAAGCTCTGACTGATCTTCTAAGCAAAGCAGTCAACAGCGATAGCTCCAGGGCATTTTTTCTCGCCAACAAAAACCTGTTGATCAATGACAAACCGGTTGACAAGGCGATTGTAGAGAAAGCAAAGTTAAGCGTCGCGCCGAACTATGGAACAATTATGAAGTTTGATTATTATAGTAAAAAAGGCGATTATTATATCTTGTCCAAGTATTTGCCCCAAATCAATACCTATTTGGTCACCTATACGAGAGTCAGTGATTTTCTCGTGCCCCTGAATCATACGCGGCAAGTATTTTTTATGGGAATCGCGGCTATTTTCCTTATCGGTCTTATTATTATTCTGATTTTTTATCGCAACTTCTATCGCAGTGTTCATATCCTGAACAAAAAGTTTTTAAGGGTTGAGCAAGGGCATTACAATACACGAATCACGACTTCTGCGAACGGAGAGTTCAACCAGTTGTTTAGAAGCTTTAACCATATGATTGCTCAAACACAGAGCTTGTTCGCGTCTCTCAAACTGGAGACTGCACTACGCAAAACAGCCGAGTTCAAACAACTACAGGCCCAGATTAATCCCCATTTTCTTTACAACACTTTGTTCTATATCATTTCTGTAGCCCGCACATCGCCCGAGTCAGTTGAACGGATGGGAAAGCATCTAGCAGAATACTATCGTTATATGACCAAGTTAGATTCAAGCAAAATCACATTCGGCACTGAACTGAAGTTGGCTGAGCACTATTTGATTATCATCTCCTTATGTAAGGATCTGGAGTACGACATTCAGCTTCCTCCAGAGTTAGATAGCTTTCCGATCATGCCCTTGATCATTCAACCGATGCTAGAGAATGCCGTTCAGCACGGTATCGAAAGTCGGATCGGCGCCCATCGGATTTCTGTCGTCGTTGAGAAGCGAGAAAATGAGTTGCAAATTAAAATCAGCGACGACGGTAAAGGAATGGATTCTGGAGTAGTTCGCTTTCTGCGAGACCAACTTGATGCCGATCAAGCTCCAGTAGGAACCCGAGGCACTGGGCTTTGGAACGTCAATCAACGCCTCAAGAATGTATACGGCAAAGCAAGTGGGTTGAGCTTCTTCCGCAACGACTGGGGGGGAATAACCATTACGGCTCACCTTCATCTCAACCAAAGCGAGGGCGGAAACTATGCGATTATTGATCGTGGATGA
- a CDS encoding helix-turn-helix domain-containing protein, whose translation MREVIELLKMSQSGDKDAEIELINRYEGLINKLSWHNGVFSEDCKQQLTIEFIMAVRRFDLNRYIDK comes from the coding sequence ATGAGAGAAGTGATTGAGCTCCTGAAAATGTCCCAATCTGGTGATAAAGATGCAGAAATAGAACTTATCAATAGATATGAAGGTTTAATTAATAAATTGTCCTGGCATAATGGAGTGTTCAGTGAAGATTGCAAGCAACAATTAACTATAGAATTTATTATGGCAGTAAGACGCTTTGATCTTAATCGCTATATTGATAAATAA
- a CDS encoding AraC family transcriptional regulator, giving the protein MKPFRKPFFGDPLFPFEMNYKSVKKQNDELPDHLHDRYELVYVYQGKGTFFIDNTWYEKKNGDLFIIPGNTIHHSLPDNDDPIVSSALYFAPTLFTSDSLDDSYSSLLCYDVSRKNKSYRLELKDPLKSMAEEAMDHMVIEMNERKPGYHEAIRLIMCQFLLQINRFVLTGNDSPNESLRMAPAWMAAALEQIDEHPELDFSLSRLAEHANVSTSHFSRVFRQLTTMNVTNYINTKRIIRAKEMLLHSNVTINVISDQCGYDTPTHFYRVFKSLTGVTPNKYRKNTHEYHL; this is encoded by the coding sequence GTGAAGCCGTTCCGCAAGCCTTTTTTCGGAGATCCGCTATTTCCGTTTGAAATGAATTATAAGTCAGTAAAAAAACAAAATGACGAACTCCCCGACCATCTGCATGACCGGTATGAACTCGTCTATGTGTACCAGGGAAAAGGGACCTTCTTTATTGACAATACATGGTATGAGAAAAAAAACGGAGATTTATTTATCATTCCGGGCAACACCATCCATCATTCCTTGCCTGACAACGATGATCCGATCGTTTCTTCGGCGCTGTACTTTGCCCCCACACTATTCACTTCGGATTCTCTGGATGATTCTTACTCCAGTCTGCTGTGTTATGATGTATCCCGCAAAAATAAATCCTACAGGCTAGAGCTGAAGGATCCCCTTAAATCTATGGCGGAAGAAGCTATGGATCATATGGTAATAGAAATGAATGAACGTAAACCAGGTTATCATGAAGCCATCCGGCTGATCATGTGCCAGTTCTTGCTGCAGATCAACCGATTCGTTCTGACGGGAAATGATAGTCCGAATGAGAGCCTACGGATGGCTCCTGCATGGATGGCGGCGGCTTTAGAGCAAATTGACGAGCACCCCGAGCTTGATTTCAGCCTCTCCAGGTTGGCAGAACATGCGAATGTTTCTACATCGCATTTCTCACGGGTCTTCAGACAGTTAACCACTATGAATGTAACGAACTATATAAACACCAAACGAATTATTCGGGCTAAAGAAATGCTTCTCCATTCCAATGTGACCATTAATGTGATTTCTGATCAGTGTGGTTATGATACTCCTACCCATTTTTATAGGGTGTTTAAAAGTCTTACTGGAGTTACACCTAATAAGTACAGGAAGAATACACATGAATATCATTTGTAA
- a CDS encoding helix-turn-helix domain-containing protein, whose product MNQLNHGTINQQEAYDLLFQNYPDIVNIDEMCEMLGGISSKTAYKLLQENKISHFKIGRIYKIPKINILLYLNLFTPNFDRYHSDALPH is encoded by the coding sequence ATGAACCAATTAAATCATGGAACAATCAATCAACAAGAGGCTTATGATTTGTTATTCCAGAATTATCCAGATATCGTCAATATTGACGAGATGTGTGAAATGCTTGGAGGTATAAGTAGCAAAACTGCTTATAAATTACTTCAAGAAAATAAAATCAGTCATTTCAAAATTGGTCGGATTTATAAAATTCCAAAAATAAATATCCTACTGTATCTTAATTTGTTTACTCCAAATTTTGATCGCTATCACTCTGACGCTTTACCGCATTGA
- a CDS encoding response regulator transcription factor — MRLLIVDDGRYIVEYLKHLLDWSKFAIDEVQTTTSPLEAKQLLESIPIDILITDIRMPEVSGLDLLKWIRERQLPCQVIILSGYSDFEYAQSAVRFGAADYLLKPVIKDEMERAILQAVHVIKETRSTVDTEQPDVNGIGLLLEVLSESEQQAGSYSSFLSSRLSEAFIYAKSATPSEKNERFLLDTAWPLNCLVWFSSGRPSLMTAMLPASCKPELSIKCNTNDIIFSDSFLPHEKNSARSEFIRFYYGEQISMDDFINIRFFPSDWTLDKEDWEATKKSSQKQFHQYGSRILKILYLIEFIRHIYAAFPNLNSDIAANWIFNHLEDPDSVFVDILSTVSQLGRKSKLTNQDIVESVQAYLLDHLEDTLNLEELGVLVHLHPVYLCKFYKQETGMNLSSFLLVKRMDKAAHLLLESNLHIADISKMVGYKKPQYFIKLFKEQYGVTPYQYRRMIIQ, encoded by the coding sequence ATGCGATTATTGATCGTGGATGACGGCAGATATATCGTGGAATATTTAAAGCATTTACTGGACTGGAGTAAATTCGCTATTGATGAGGTTCAGACAACCACCAGTCCTCTGGAGGCAAAGCAGCTCCTCGAGAGTATCCCCATTGATATTCTTATCACGGATATCCGCATGCCAGAGGTGTCCGGGTTGGATCTGTTGAAATGGATCCGAGAAAGGCAGTTACCCTGCCAAGTGATTATTTTATCCGGCTATTCCGACTTCGAATACGCTCAAAGTGCTGTTCGCTTTGGTGCAGCCGATTATTTGCTAAAGCCCGTCATCAAAGACGAGATGGAACGTGCCATCCTTCAGGCGGTCCATGTGATTAAGGAGACCCGCTCAACCGTTGATACGGAACAGCCAGATGTAAATGGAATCGGCTTGCTGCTCGAAGTCCTCTCGGAGAGTGAGCAGCAAGCTGGCAGCTATTCCTCTTTTCTAAGTTCTCGATTGTCAGAAGCATTTATCTATGCCAAGAGTGCAACTCCATCCGAAAAAAATGAAAGATTTTTACTGGATACTGCCTGGCCTCTGAACTGCCTTGTATGGTTCTCCTCCGGCCGCCCTTCTCTGATGACGGCGATGCTGCCTGCTTCCTGCAAACCAGAGCTATCTATTAAGTGCAACACTAATGATATTATCTTCTCCGATTCGTTTCTTCCACATGAGAAGAATTCTGCCCGTAGCGAGTTCATTCGATTTTACTACGGAGAACAGATCAGCATGGATGATTTCATTAATATCCGTTTCTTTCCAAGTGATTGGACTTTGGACAAGGAAGATTGGGAAGCAACCAAAAAAAGCAGTCAAAAACAATTTCACCAATACGGATCACGAATTCTAAAAATCCTTTATCTGATTGAGTTTATCAGACATATTTATGCGGCGTTCCCGAATCTAAATTCCGATATAGCCGCCAACTGGATTTTCAACCATTTGGAAGACCCTGACTCTGTCTTCGTCGATATTCTGTCCACCGTTTCCCAACTAGGACGCAAATCCAAGCTAACCAACCAAGATATTGTGGAATCCGTCCAAGCTTATCTTCTTGATCATCTCGAGGATACGCTAAATTTGGAAGAACTCGGTGTACTAGTTCATCTACATCCTGTTTACCTATGTAAATTTTACAAGCAGGAGACTGGAATGAATTTATCCAGTTTTCTACTTGTAAAGCGAATGGATAAAGCAGCCCACCTGCTATTGGAATCCAACCTTCATATCGCAGATATCTCGAAAATGGTCGGCTACAAGAAGCCACAATACTTCATTAAGCTGTTCAAAGAGCAGTATGGAGTCACTCCTTACCAATACCGTCGTATGATCATTCAATAG
- a CDS encoding extracellular solute-binding protein — MKKTVGILSAAVLMTVAIAGCGADSGSNNNNSNKGSDSSAEVTLKDGKYDPPITITIAKQQDENAGKYLEGESLNDNVLTRWGEQNLGIKIETTLLGSDGGNYNTKLRLALSGSEKLPDLIPIYDTTLANDLIQSGQVKDIAEDIKKYMPDRLKEIYKQFPASFNPVIQDGKVYGMPISPNLSEGEVMLIRQDWLDKLHLKAPTTIDEFEKVIAAFTNDDPDGNGKKDTYGFTFSGKDGYNTGWVSDPIMIFSAYTGKNIVGQWNMDNGKLTYGSIASGNKEALAKLRDWYTKGYLNKELATLAAWDALADFTEGKAGIIVGNPWMYDSVKDVEKNVKGAKIAVAPTINGVSGERTYQTKQYNDGVFMFNKNFNNMEAFFLYYDKLYDAAFGTGDFKYGYAQGYDYDIVDGQVTYDPAKFNKPLEALQMVGKMAFTKNTPSVDGPGKSFYDLANGTKPDNGVLIRADAFSPTFKEGYVISYEERESLLPPAFNGAPTKTMQTNWEQLNTMEKETYTKIIYGKEPIEAFDEFVKQWNAKGGEEIIKEINDWYSNASKVDVMSKMGLN; from the coding sequence ATGAAAAAAACAGTTGGAATACTTTCTGCCGCAGTCTTGATGACTGTCGCTATCGCCGGGTGCGGTGCAGACAGCGGATCGAACAACAACAACAGCAACAAAGGATCAGATTCGTCGGCTGAAGTGACACTAAAAGACGGCAAATACGATCCGCCGATTACGATTACGATTGCCAAACAGCAAGATGAGAATGCGGGCAAATATCTGGAAGGCGAGAGCTTGAATGATAACGTATTGACTCGCTGGGGGGAACAAAATCTCGGTATCAAAATCGAGACAACCCTGCTTGGTTCGGACGGCGGCAACTATAACACCAAGTTGCGCCTTGCGCTGAGCGGTTCTGAGAAGTTACCAGACCTGATTCCAATTTATGACACTACGTTGGCCAACGATTTGATTCAGTCGGGCCAGGTCAAGGATATTGCGGAGGATATTAAAAAGTACATGCCAGATCGGCTGAAGGAAATTTACAAGCAGTTTCCAGCATCATTTAACCCGGTTATCCAGGACGGGAAAGTGTATGGCATGCCGATTAGTCCAAACCTGTCCGAGGGTGAAGTGATGCTGATCCGTCAGGATTGGCTGGATAAGCTTCACTTGAAGGCACCGACTACGATTGATGAGTTCGAAAAGGTCATTGCTGCCTTCACGAACGATGATCCAGATGGCAACGGCAAAAAGGACACCTACGGATTTACCTTCTCCGGCAAGGATGGCTACAATACCGGATGGGTAAGTGATCCAATCATGATTTTCAGCGCATATACGGGCAAAAATATTGTTGGCCAATGGAATATGGACAACGGCAAACTGACTTATGGTTCCATCGCATCTGGAAATAAGGAAGCGCTTGCCAAACTCCGTGATTGGTACACCAAGGGATACCTGAACAAGGAACTCGCAACTCTGGCGGCGTGGGATGCGCTCGCCGATTTCACAGAAGGTAAAGCCGGGATCATCGTAGGCAATCCATGGATGTATGATTCTGTGAAAGATGTGGAGAAAAACGTTAAGGGCGCCAAGATTGCTGTCGCTCCTACCATTAATGGGGTTAGCGGGGAACGTACTTATCAAACCAAACAGTATAACGACGGGGTATTCATGTTCAACAAAAACTTTAATAATATGGAAGCCTTCTTCCTGTATTACGATAAGCTATATGACGCAGCCTTCGGTACTGGTGATTTCAAGTACGGTTATGCTCAGGGGTATGATTATGATATTGTCGACGGACAAGTGACTTATGATCCGGCCAAATTCAACAAACCGTTAGAGGCGCTACAAATGGTGGGCAAAATGGCCTTTACCAAAAATACGCCAAGCGTTGACGGACCCGGTAAATCATTCTATGATTTGGCGAATGGTACGAAACCTGACAACGGTGTGCTAATCCGCGCTGACGCCTTCAGCCCAACCTTTAAAGAGGGATATGTGATCTCTTACGAGGAAAGGGAATCGCTGCTACCTCCTGCATTTAACGGGGCTCCTACAAAGACGATGCAGACCAACTGGGAGCAGCTCAACACAATGGAGAAGGAGACTTACACCAAAATCATCTATGGCAAGGAGCCTATAGAGGCTTTTGATGAATTTGTGAAACAATGGAACGCAAAGGGCGGAGAAGAAATTATTAAGGAGATCAACGACTGGTACAGCAACGCTAGTAAAGTGGATGTCATGAGCAAAATGGGATTGAATTAA
- a CDS encoding sigma-70 family RNA polymerase sigma factor has product MKTNSEEDLYSSIEKAFSSYVKSCMTFMSRNFFKLHDQEMYRTGSLEEIKEVTLRQINAEHNDFAIIDQKESLFKVVVTLSSFEKNLLYLKYHEEKPDWKVAELLGVSRQAITKSKKKLLIKIKDSLNS; this is encoded by the coding sequence ATGAAAACTAACTCTGAAGAAGATCTATATTCATCGATTGAAAAGGCATTCAGTAGCTATGTGAAATCTTGTATGACTTTCATGAGTCGTAACTTTTTCAAACTGCATGATCAAGAAATGTATCGTACAGGATCATTAGAAGAAATTAAGGAGGTAACACTCAGACAGATTAACGCTGAACACAATGATTTCGCAATTATTGATCAGAAAGAATCCTTATTCAAAGTTGTTGTTACATTAAGTTCCTTCGAAAAAAATCTTCTTTACTTAAAGTACCATGAGGAAAAGCCGGATTGGAAAGTTGCGGAATTATTAGGAGTCAGCAGACAAGCCATAACAAAATCCAAGAAAAAACTATTAATAAAAATAAAAGATAGTTTAAATTCATGA
- a CDS encoding carbohydrate ABC transporter permease, protein MYHKTKGYKAFSVINQIFLIAISLACFLPLLHLLAQSLSSKAAVNGNLVSFWPVDFNWDSYRITFDNSNFTGSMMISILRTVVGTLISMFVITTAGYAMSKDFRARNALMWLFVITMLFSGGLIPSYLLISSLGLKNTLWALVLPGAFGAYNLILIMNFFKTIPKALEEAAFIDGASFFQIFRKVYLPLSLPGLATVGLFIMVGHWNAWFDGLLYMSSTEKYPLASFLQTVVVQGNGQNMALSQSEAEAMSQQSLKAAQIFISIVPIIAVYPFLQRYFVKGIVLGAVKE, encoded by the coding sequence ATGTATCATAAAACGAAAGGGTACAAAGCCTTCTCGGTGATAAATCAAATTTTTCTGATTGCTATCTCGCTAGCTTGCTTCCTACCGCTGCTACACCTTCTCGCACAGTCCTTAAGTAGTAAAGCGGCTGTAAATGGTAATCTTGTGTCCTTTTGGCCGGTCGATTTCAATTGGGATTCGTACCGCATAACCTTTGACAATTCAAATTTTACAGGTTCAATGATGATTTCCATTCTGCGGACAGTCGTCGGAACACTGATCAGTATGTTCGTCATTACGACAGCCGGGTATGCGATGTCTAAGGATTTTCGTGCCCGCAATGCCTTAATGTGGCTCTTCGTAATCACCATGTTGTTCTCCGGCGGGTTGATACCTTCTTATCTATTGATATCCAGTCTAGGCCTAAAGAACACCTTGTGGGCGTTGGTTCTTCCAGGTGCTTTCGGAGCATACAACCTTATTCTCATCATGAACTTCTTCAAGACGATTCCGAAGGCTTTGGAAGAGGCCGCTTTTATCGATGGTGCTTCTTTTTTTCAGATCTTTAGAAAAGTATACCTTCCACTGTCGCTACCGGGTCTGGCAACCGTCGGACTGTTTATTATGGTGGGTCACTGGAACGCTTGGTTTGACGGCCTCTTATATATGTCGAGCACCGAAAAATACCCGTTAGCTTCCTTCTTGCAGACGGTGGTGGTGCAGGGCAATGGACAGAATATGGCCCTCAGCCAATCCGAGGCGGAGGCCATGTCGCAGCAAAGCCTCAAGGCCGCGCAGATCTTTATCAGCATTGTACCAATCATTGCGGTTTATCCTTTTCTGCAGCGTTATTTCGTTAAAGGGATTGTCCTCGGCGCTGTCAAAGAATAA